In one Musa acuminata AAA Group cultivar baxijiao chromosome BXJ2-5, Cavendish_Baxijiao_AAA, whole genome shotgun sequence genomic region, the following are encoded:
- the LOC135612005 gene encoding uncharacterized protein LOC135612005, whose amino-acid sequence MTEEATEKVTVSITPEIFKPKSSVRRLSMGKTKTRTSPCSPESEEKPVPHYLRTSTGSCHDFCKYGIKHDLEAKKRRPARQIFLANKEMPDDENNQVNAAAQQDRRKKVSHKIVVSQEKEQRTKKSEVIKQNDLPPEKIIQLCDSLTNLAEGSAEKYSNMKFSFPSTDQMIDSFLGHSPANQSDNSTEESTNIKLMTLSSVSTINEFDEHKPTKSSEVLSEKTVSIKLDQTATQNGDDSTELAPIEGSSAEPVMVKHMVTASTQHIRDSALHTTVMEDTEFAEHVTTSRPDASPDKSTELPRSSNLPPNMKPKKYKDVSSAWNGLANGAAGCTGEDSTMKRKATLSTVPATGSPLYQEEELSNQGKQVISSSVGSEASRDVNKLKRGNKIIGISHRPKVIRQGKIDLSGVPNGKTAPNVWKTVSSVKPEAEQRIISVTPRVVKEKALSASKNVDASPERATSMRIKNLSFKTISRLTSSGGLARRNNERIIKFSSQSDRKEKVLEPSLSSPSMKPHTSRVSTTKPRMYRNVGTASQVKNQTRAGKLGMKKETLNVREATPEKINLKTMKQDLRKNKSHPSDEKDLDSGSKLGEVLREAVTQRFPTVISKGEIQRKHRRTASVHSEDKISASHKLKFNRGKVVSLQHESNAPRILRFRRARTANNIQNAKGDVYTKGYKSKTGPSGADSNSPMSKAPTVVLRHQDAQEKKDTQGLLNQVIEETASKLVETRKSKVKALVGAFETVISLQDSKAAPHAVP is encoded by the coding sequence ATGACTGAAGAGGCAACAGAGAAGGTTACTGTCTCCATAACCCCTGAGATATTCAAACCTAAAAGTTCTGTAAGGAGATTATCAATGgggaaaacaaaaacaagaacttCACCATGTTCTCCAGAAAGTGAGGAAAAGCCTGTTCCCCATTACCTTAGAACTTCTACAGGTTCTTGCCATGACTTCTGCAAGTATGGAATAAAGCATGATCTTGAAGCTAAGAAAAGGCGGCCTGCTCGTCAAATATTCTTAGCCAATAAAGAGATGCCTGATGATGAGAATAATCAAGTGAATGCTGCGGCTCAGCAAGACAGGAGAAAGAAAGTAAGCCATAAGATAGTGGTTTCTCAGGAAAAAGAACAACGCACTAAAAAATCTGAGGTAATTAAACAGAATGACCTGCCACCTGAGAAGATAATTCAGCTTTGTGACTCACTTACAAATTTGGCAGAAGGATCAGCTGAAAAGTATTCAAATATGAAGTTTAGTTTCCCTTCAACTGACCAGATGATTGATTCATTTCTTGGGCATTCACCTGCAAATCAATCTGATAATTCAACAGAGGAATCAACAAACATCAAGCTAATGACCCTGTCATCCGTCTCAACAATCAATGAATTTGATGAGCATAAACCAACTAAATCGTCTGAAGTATTGTCTGAGAAGACTGTAAGCATCAAGCTTGATCAGACAGCAACTCAGAATGGTGATGACTCTACTGAGCTTGCACCGATAGAAGGATCATCTGCAGAACCTGTTATGGTAAAGCATATGGTTACAGCATCAACCCAACATATCAGGGATTCAGCCCTGCATACAACTGTGATGGAAGACACTGAATTTGCTGAGCATGTAACAACCAGTAGGCCAGACGCATCACCAGATAAATCTACAGAATTACCCAGATCATCCAATTTACCCCCAAACATGAAACCTAAGAAATACAAGGATGTATCATCTGCTTGGAACGGACTTGCCAATGGTGCAGCAGGATGTACTGGGGAAGATTCAACCATGAAACGGAAAGCAACATTATCCACTGTACCTGCTACAGGCTCACCTCTATATCAGGAGGAAGAATTATCTAACCAAGGAAAACAGGTAATTAGTTCTAGTGTAGGTTCCGAAGCAAGCAGAGATGTGAACAAGCTCAAGAGAGGAAACAAAATTATTGGTATCTCTCACCGACCTAAAGTCATCAGACAAGGAAAGATTGATCTATCTGGGGTACCAAATGGCAAGACTGCACCAAATGTATGGAAAACAGTATCTTCTGTCAAGCCAGAGGCTGAACAGAGGATCATATCTGTAACACCTAGAGTAGTCAAGGAAAAAGCTTTATCAGCTAGTAAGAATGTCGATGCATCTCCTGAACGTGCAACCTCCATGAGAATCAAGAATCTATCATTTAAAACTATATCCCGATTGACTTCTTCAGGGGGACTAGCTCGAAGGAACAACGAGAGAATAATCAAGTTTTCAAGTCAATCAGACAGAAAAGAGAAAGTACTGGAACCATCATTATCCTCTCCGTCCATGAAACCTCATACTAGTAGAGTCTCAACCACAAAGCCAAGGATGTATAGGAATGTGGGCACTGCCTCCCAAGTGAAAAATCAAACACGAGCTGGAAAGTTGGGAATGAAGAAAGAGACTTTGAATGTCCGTGAGGCAACACCGGAGAAAATAAATCTCAAAACTATGAAGCAAGATCTGAGGAAGAACAAATCACATCCATCAGATGAGAAAGATCTTGACTCTGGTTCTAAACTTGGTGAAGTTTTACGAGAAGCGGTAACGCAGAGATTTCCCACTGTTATTTCAAAGGGTGAAATTCAGAGGAAACATAGAAGAACTGCAAGTGTTCACTCGGAAGATAAAATTTCCGCATCCCACAAATTAAAATTCAACAGAGGTAAGGTAGTCAGCCTGCAACATGAGAGCAATGCTCCAAGAATACTCAGATTCAGGCGGGCTAGAACAGCAAATAACATCCAAAATGCTAAAGGAGATGTATACACAAAAGGCTACAAAAGCAAGACAGGGCCAAGTGGTGCAGACTCAAATTCTCCTATGTCAAAAGCACCTACTGTTGTTTTAAGACATCAAGATGCGCAGGAAAAGAAGGATACCCAAGGTTTGTTAAACCAGGTGATTGAGGAAACTGCTAGTAAACTTGTGGAGACCAGGAAGAGCAAGGTGAAGGCCCTGGTTGGTGCTTTTGAAACCGTCATTTCTCTCCAAGACAGCAAAGCAGCTCCCCATGCTGTTCCATGA